A window from Zingiber officinale cultivar Zhangliang chromosome 7A, Zo_v1.1, whole genome shotgun sequence encodes these proteins:
- the LOC121999723 gene encoding uncharacterized protein LOC121999723: MEGSWVDELPSVLWELCTIPKEGTKVTPFHLVYGGEAVFPVEVEVESDRIQHYSEDNAERRLLELDLMDEARTKTTIRLMIYRQRMKQRYNQRVIPRSFQVDDLVWKKVKPVGDITKLEAPWAGPFKVVEKLCSSAYYLEDEDGRRLQRLWSVNHLQPFQAG, from the coding sequence ATGGAaggcagctgggtcgatgagctccccAGTGTACTATGGGAGCTCTGTACGATTCCTAAGGAAGGGACCAAGGTGactcctttccacctggtgtatggtggCGAAGCGGTTTTCCCCGTCGAAGTCGAAGTTGAATCTGATCGGATACAACACTACAgcgaggacaacgccgagcggaggctttTAGAGCTAGACTTAATGGACGAAGCGCGCACAAAAACTACCATCCGGTTGATGATAtaccggcagaggatgaagcaaagATACAATCAGAGGGTGATCCCAAGATCGTTCCAGGTCGACGACTtggtatggaagaaagtgaagccggtcggtgaTATCACTAAGTTAGAGGCTCCATGGGCTGGACCCTTTAAGGTCGTAGAGAAGCTCTGCTCGAGTGCCTACTACTTAgaagatgaggatggacggcGACTGCAAAGGCTGTGGAGCGTGAACCATCTCCAGCCTTTTCAAGCCGGATGA